The following are from one region of the Francisella opportunistica genome:
- a CDS encoding methyltransferase, with translation MVNHSETYGRHILDYLSKEKDLKNVLDIGCGAGSDLLVVKKYNNKANLTEVDFGNRNQEKLSKNNIQLPSLDIEKNNLK, from the coding sequence ATGGTTAATCATAGTGAAACTTATGGTCGCCATATATTAGATTATTTATCAAAAGAAAAAGATTTAAAAAATGTATTAGATATCGGTTGTGGTGCTGGTTCTGATTTACTAGTTGTTAAAAAGTATAACAATAAAGCTAATTTAACAGAAGTAGATTTTGGAAATAGGAATCAAGAAAAGTTATCTAAAAATAATATTCAACTACCAAGTTTAGATATCGAAAAAAATAATCTTAAATAG
- a CDS encoding 2-hydroxyacid dehydrogenase, whose amino-acid sequence MKILFYSTKKYDKAYFTAQNSEHILEFKEYGLNQQTADFAKWYDAVCIFVNDICDADVIDKLYSLGIKAILLRCAGFNNVDINHAKKLNIKVARVPAYSPFSVAEHTLALLLCLNRKIHKAYNRVKESNFNIEGLEGFDIHRKTIGIIGFGNIGKAFAQICSGFGGEILVYDPYADRATAPSYVTFIDDKNKLFAEADIISLHCPLNDDTKYIIDEKALKIIKPSVFIINTSRGALVDTQAIIKSLKSKSIAALAIDVYEYEKDLFFKDMSGEIINDDLFERLLTFPNVLVTAHQAFLTKEALQGIANTTLNNASLMEESKSNSNFI is encoded by the coding sequence ATGAAAATACTTTTTTACTCTACAAAAAAATACGACAAAGCTTATTTCACTGCACAAAATAGTGAGCATATTTTAGAATTTAAAGAGTATGGTTTAAATCAGCAAACAGCAGATTTTGCAAAATGGTATGATGCAGTATGTATATTTGTTAATGATATTTGTGATGCTGATGTTATAGATAAGTTATATAGTTTAGGTATCAAGGCAATATTGCTTAGATGTGCTGGGTTTAATAATGTTGATATTAATCATGCTAAGAAGTTAAATATCAAAGTTGCTAGAGTACCAGCATATTCACCATTTTCGGTAGCTGAGCATACTCTAGCACTTTTATTGTGTTTAAATCGTAAAATCCACAAAGCATATAATCGTGTTAAAGAAAGTAATTTTAACATCGAAGGTTTAGAGGGCTTTGATATTCATCGTAAGACGATAGGTATAATAGGTTTTGGTAATATTGGTAAAGCTTTTGCGCAAATTTGCTCAGGTTTTGGCGGTGAAATATTGGTTTATGATCCTTATGCTGATAGAGCTACAGCACCAAGCTATGTAACTTTTATTGATGATAAAAATAAACTTTTTGCTGAGGCTGATATTATAAGTTTACATTGTCCATTAAATGATGATACTAAATATATTATCGATGAAAAAGCACTAAAGATTATTAAACCTTCAGTATTTATCATAAATACTAGTCGTGGAGCTTTGGTAGATACTCAAGCAATTATTAAATCACTAAAATCTAAGTCAATCGCAGCTCTTGCTATTGATGTCTATGAGTATGAAAAAGACCTCTTTTTCAAAGATATGTCAGGTGAAATTATTAATGATGATCTTTTTGAAAGACTACTAACTTTCCCTAATGTTTTAGTGACTGCACATCAAGCTTTTTTAACTAAAGAAGCTTTGCAAGGGATTGCAAATACAACGTTAAATAATGCTTCTTTGATGGAGGAATCAAAAAGTAATTCCAATTTTATATAA
- a CDS encoding DUF4280 domain-containing protein encodes MSKQVCLGAQLKCSFGQSPSSLVVLPKPFSSNQKPAAVITDNAPMLNIPPFGMCSSPTNPAVIAATAAAMGVFTPAPCVPATTAPWSPGSSKVKINKIPSLTDKCKLNCAFGGIIEIQQPAQNKVDIE; translated from the coding sequence ATGTCAAAACAAGTTTGTTTGGGAGCTCAACTTAAGTGTAGCTTTGGTCAAAGCCCATCTAGTTTAGTGGTTTTGCCTAAGCCATTTAGCTCTAATCAGAAGCCTGCTGCAGTTATTACAGATAATGCACCAATGTTAAATATTCCTCCATTTGGAATGTGTTCAAGTCCTACAAATCCAGCTGTAATAGCAGCAACAGCTGCAGCTATGGGAGTATTTACACCAGCTCCTTGTGTACCAGCTACGACTGCTCCATGGTCTCCTGGATCATCTAAGGTTAAGATAAACAAGATACCATCATTAACAGATAAATGTAAGCTAAATTGTGCTTTTGGTGGAATCATAGAGATTCAACAACCTGCGCAAAACAAAGTAGATATAGAATAG
- a CDS encoding DotU family type IV/VI secretion system protein, with protein sequence MWKSKFYSIINDVDNYISTVDTDFYQYVDNLYKEILALQLILVDKNREEGKYSQSHLITFALAAYCDERLNIKAISAGYDYEMLQTRLFKTLEAGKLYYQYLEYLLAQRSQAYVNIYWVYYYLLTHGYKGMYDSDNYFERSLYLRQLKILIIDYTPLKLSIKKTSRIKDKFKRVSFTLFNLVKLASFSCLIGSYIIINYF encoded by the coding sequence ATGTGGAAGTCAAAGTTCTATAGCATCATTAATGATGTTGATAATTATATAAGTACGGTTGATACTGATTTTTATCAGTATGTTGATAATTTATATAAAGAGATTCTAGCATTACAGCTTATATTAGTTGATAAAAATCGTGAAGAGGGCAAGTATAGTCAATCACATTTAATTACATTTGCCTTGGCAGCATATTGTGATGAAAGATTAAATATAAAAGCAATATCAGCTGGTTATGATTATGAAATGCTACAAACTCGCTTATTTAAAACACTAGAAGCAGGTAAACTTTATTATCAATATCTAGAGTATTTATTAGCTCAAAGATCACAAGCTTATGTTAATATTTATTGGGTCTATTATTATTTACTTACGCATGGTTATAAGGGTATGTATGACTCTGATAATTATTTTGAAAGAAGTCTTTACCTAAGGCAATTAAAGATTTTGATAATAGATTATACCCCCTTGAAGCTTTCAATAAAGAAAACTTCAAGAATTAAAGATAAATTTAAAAGAGTTTCTTTTACTTTATTTAATCTGGTAAAACTAGCTTCATTCAGTTGTTTAATTGGTAGCTATATAATAATCAATTATTTCTAA
- the iglE gene encoding type VI secretion system lipoprotein IglE has translation MKNIRIKHNYFKNIKLALLAILFLILTGCASSSFDLTVQPDKLTNNGQPFYVIVKDEPMFSYLDSSINSVYESYLKSDDKHNSFLIYPNKGKQSISIQKSKKDGVSVYFLFQKKPSVGDWKFYINSDSQKDKTINITKNNLVEVS, from the coding sequence ATGAAAAATATTAGAATAAAACATAATTACTTTAAAAATATAAAACTAGCTTTATTAGCGATATTATTTTTAATCCTTACAGGGTGTGCAAGTTCAAGTTTTGACTTAACAGTTCAACCAGATAAATTAACTAATAATGGTCAACCTTTTTATGTTATTGTCAAAGATGAACCTATGTTTAGTTATTTGGATAGTAGCATTAATAGCGTATATGAAAGTTATCTAAAAAGTGATGATAAACATAATAGTTTTTTGATTTATCCTAACAAAGGTAAACAATCTATATCTATACAAAAATCAAAAAAAGATGGTGTATCAGTTTACTTTTTATTTCAGAAAAAACCAAGTGTAGGAGATTGGAAGTTTTATATTAATTCAGATAGTCAAAAAGATAAAACAATTAATATTACAAAAAATAATCTAGTGGAGGTTTCATAA
- the iglH gene encoding type VI secretion system baseplate subunit TssF/IglH has protein sequence MNELNLNNNITVKEMMSALNQLQTQVEKDFRNYTRYLYSSKVKSHFPHMLTPTFQGCYIKISDCYLEDDSNYIDLEQQVSIDILEQNQILYSSISTRILPFDVVNVETQAKGVQLTFAAKSEYFSLQDHIFSFWLHSDYMSIEQLVNIFRKLNKSDKFSLVIELADGSICQKTVDISCGYDYVQHSNHRFRQNLADPRLQFRVNIDLQQHFSQKIKCIKLLIHGFFIEELYQEQLNDLFHTNLIPAVNQCQTISDSFVMDGDYEVYWLKSKEKIAADFYIHEVLTVYADKQPLAPIDYKVIYKDSKVGLEFNQISQVFNKTIFADIYLSYKLDQALMNNYHKAEVRWLNQNIFTYKLDIKGLITTSESSYETHLIEPLLKILRIPYIHNWQLQDWKGLLKFTDISALVDIQPWLNDVAIDEQNQILLYFKSVPENYHDWIKFYLKQLEVFLQKNTRHDFRIKGVLQ, from the coding sequence ATGAATGAATTAAATTTGAATAATAATATTACTGTAAAAGAGATGATGAGTGCTCTTAATCAGTTACAGACACAAGTAGAAAAAGATTTTAGAAATTATACAAGATATCTGTATTCATCTAAAGTAAAGAGTCATTTTCCTCATATGTTAACTCCTACATTTCAAGGATGTTATATTAAGATATCAGATTGCTATTTAGAAGATGATAGTAACTATATTGATCTAGAGCAGCAAGTTAGTATTGATATATTAGAACAAAATCAAATTTTATATTCCTCAATCTCAACACGAATATTGCCATTTGATGTAGTTAATGTTGAAACTCAAGCTAAAGGAGTGCAACTAACTTTTGCAGCTAAGTCAGAATATTTTAGCTTACAAGATCATATTTTTAGCTTTTGGTTACATTCTGATTATATGTCTATAGAACAACTTGTTAATATCTTTAGAAAACTAAATAAAAGTGACAAATTCTCTTTAGTAATCGAATTAGCTGATGGTTCAATATGTCAAAAGACAGTAGATATTAGTTGTGGCTATGATTATGTACAACACTCTAATCACAGATTCCGTCAAAATTTAGCTGATCCTAGATTACAATTTAGGGTCAACATAGACTTACAACAACATTTTTCACAGAAAATTAAATGTATAAAACTATTAATCCATGGATTTTTTATTGAAGAGCTATATCAAGAACAATTAAATGATTTATTCCATACAAACTTGATACCTGCAGTTAATCAATGTCAAACTATTAGTGATAGTTTCGTTATGGATGGTGATTATGAGGTATATTGGCTAAAAAGCAAAGAAAAAATAGCTGCTGATTTTTATATTCATGAAGTATTAACTGTATATGCAGATAAGCAACCATTAGCTCCTATAGATTATAAAGTAATTTATAAAGATAGTAAGGTTGGTTTAGAATTTAACCAGATTTCTCAAGTTTTTAATAAAACTATCTTTGCAGATATATACCTTAGTTATAAGCTTGATCAAGCATTAATGAATAATTATCACAAAGCTGAAGTAAGATGGTTAAACCAGAATATATTTACCTATAAGTTAGATATTAAGGGTTTAATTACCACTTCAGAGTCTAGTTATGAAACTCATCTAATCGAACCGTTGTTAAAAATTCTTAGAATACCGTATATTCACAACTGGCAGCTACAAGACTGGAAAGGGCTATTAAAATTTACAGATATATCAGCACTAGTTGATATTCAACCTTGGCTTAATGATGTGGCTATAGATGAACAAAATCAAATATTATTATATTTTAAAAGTGTTCCTGAAAACTATCATGATTGGATTAAGTTTTATCTTAAACAACTTGAAGTATTTTTACAAAAAAATACTCGACATGATTTTAGAATAAAGGGAGTTTTGCAATGA
- a CDS encoding type VI secretion system protein IglI family protein: MILDVINQVSEEKDICYRAEVNEFEPIYEALEREEYLNAKELSLELINKGCLDPRYVIYAEFGYWHESTSFDINAKILGELINIHEFFLEKIEAGKIRSKVYTTVVEWFHASIFAHAKFIKRNAEIYFEGDKLVLTNAFDEYVSFIKANLPSINVIQIDQIKNTYKTFPVVQEVVEVDEIQDEQFIETDDIKKDCLESSLSSNNSYISDEWSKLLRNIKIYRKLVAEKSWIKAAVVYQIINSALREFDPIKYFPETFYPYLKDTANAYDHLMHQLSLSKHPLWLMLSQMFKSDPESFYREDSLGGIREILIREINSNTHENYQEYETAMNDEEQNQLNW, from the coding sequence ATGATATTAGATGTCATAAATCAAGTAAGTGAAGAAAAAGATATTTGTTATAGAGCAGAAGTAAATGAGTTTGAACCGATATATGAAGCTTTAGAGCGTGAAGAATATTTAAATGCTAAAGAGTTATCTTTGGAACTAATTAATAAAGGATGCTTAGATCCTCGTTATGTTATCTATGCTGAATTCGGCTATTGGCATGAATCTACTAGTTTTGATATTAATGCTAAAATTCTCGGTGAATTAATTAATATACATGAATTTTTTTTAGAAAAAATTGAAGCAGGTAAAATTCGTTCTAAAGTTTATACAACTGTTGTCGAGTGGTTTCACGCTAGTATTTTTGCTCATGCTAAATTTATAAAACGAAATGCCGAGATTTATTTTGAAGGAGATAAACTAGTTTTAACTAATGCTTTTGATGAATATGTTTCATTTATTAAAGCAAATTTGCCTTCTATTAATGTAATCCAGATTGATCAAATTAAAAATACTTATAAAACTTTTCCAGTCGTTCAAGAAGTAGTAGAAGTAGATGAAATACAAGATGAGCAGTTTATTGAGACAGATGATATTAAAAAAGACTGTCTTGAATCTTCTTTAAGCTCTAATAATAGCTATATAAGTGATGAGTGGAGTAAGTTATTACGAAATATCAAAATTTATCGAAAACTTGTGGCTGAGAAATCTTGGATCAAAGCTGCGGTTGTTTATCAAATTATTAATTCAGCTTTAAGAGAATTTGACCCTATTAAATACTTCCCTGAGACATTTTATCCATATCTTAAAGATACAGCAAATGCCTATGATCATTTAATGCATCAGTTAAGTCTTTCTAAGCATCCATTATGGTTAATGTTATCACAAATGTTTAAGAGTGACCCAGAGAGTTTTTATAGAGAGGATTCATTAGGAGGCATTAGAGAAATATTAATTAGAGAAATTAATAGTAATACTCATGAGAATTACCAAGAGTATGAAACAGCAATGAATGATGAAGAACAAAATCAACTAAACTGGTAA
- a CDS encoding IS5 family transposase yields MEYYISETNWSTILTFLTAQKGLHTKDVVKLRRFIEAVFFILKTGAQWKYLHKDYGNSRAIHKRYKYWADKGVWNNLMTYVSDIDSQQFMIDSLSVKAHACASGYEINGNEINALGRSVGGLTTKIHTLTDALGNPVRFIITAGNVHDIVPSQQLLEGITNAYILADKAYFSEENIKFLEENKNKPVIPARENYTKGHNVDWHIYKERHLIENFFSKIKHFRRVFSRFDKTCSAFLGFIALASTFIWLR; encoded by the coding sequence ATGGAATATTACATATCAGAAACAAATTGGTCAACTATTTTAACTTTTCTAACAGCTCAAAAAGGATTGCATACAAAAGATGTAGTTAAGCTTAGAAGATTCATAGAAGCAGTGTTTTTTATCTTAAAAACAGGAGCTCAGTGGAAATATCTTCACAAGGATTATGGTAATAGTAGAGCCATCCATAAGCGTTATAAATACTGGGCTGACAAAGGTGTTTGGAATAATCTAATGACTTATGTTTCAGACATTGATTCACAACAGTTCATGATAGATTCACTATCTGTTAAAGCACATGCGTGTGCTAGTGGTTATGAGATAAATGGTAATGAAATCAATGCTTTGGGTAGAAGTGTGGGTGGCTTAACAACAAAGATTCATACTCTTACAGATGCTTTAGGAAATCCCGTTAGATTTATAATAACTGCTGGTAATGTCCATGATATTGTACCCTCACAACAACTCTTAGAAGGAATAACAAATGCTTATATTCTTGCTGATAAGGCATATTTCTCTGAAGAAAATATAAAATTCCTTGAGGAAAATAAAAATAAACCAGTCATTCCTGCTAGAGAAAACTATACCAAAGGCCATAATGTTGACTGGCATATTTATAAGGAAAGACATTTGATAGAGAACTTTTTCTCTAAAATTAAGCATTTTAGAAGGGTTTTCTCTAGGTTTGATAAGACTTGTTCTGCTTTCCTCGGCTTTATAGCATTAGCAAGCACCTTTATTTGGCTTAGATGA
- a CDS encoding IS3 family transposase: MHSVKELSFKHTNWVSFQQPHYGTRRLVKLLNRLGFLVGRKLIKSAMEFMGIKALYPKKKTTTINKQHNKYPYLLNAFKNGLNQVVIDKANKVWSADITYIRLENGYAYLAAIIDWYSKKILAWKLSNTMDTLLTTSVLNEALLKYEKPDIFNSDQGVQYTAKEHIKILSDRNIQISMDAKGRSIDNIVIERFWRTLKYENVYPSSYRTMNEAKLGIKEYIEIYNNERMHSSIGYMTPDEAYSGILKVA, from the coding sequence ATGCACAGCGTTAAAGAATTAAGCTTTAAACACACAAATTGGGTAAGCTTTCAACAGCCCCATTATGGTACAAGAAGATTAGTGAAATTATTAAATAGATTGGGCTTTTTAGTTGGTAGAAAATTAATCAAAAGTGCAATGGAGTTTATGGGTATTAAGGCTTTGTATCCTAAGAAAAAGACAACCACTATTAATAAGCAACATAATAAATATCCATATTTACTTAATGCATTTAAGAATGGCTTAAATCAAGTGGTCATAGACAAAGCTAATAAAGTTTGGAGCGCTGACATCACCTATATTAGGTTAGAGAATGGTTATGCATATTTAGCTGCTATAATAGATTGGTATAGTAAGAAGATATTAGCTTGGAAGCTTTCTAATACTATGGATACATTGCTAACAACGAGTGTGTTAAATGAAGCATTATTAAAATATGAAAAACCTGATATTTTTAACTCTGATCAAGGAGTCCAATATACTGCTAAAGAACATATTAAAATACTATCTGATAGAAATATACAGATCTCTATGGATGCTAAAGGAAGATCTATAGATAACATTGTAATTGAAAGATTTTGGAGAACATTAAAATATGAAAACGTTTATCCATCATCTTATAGAACAATGAATGAGGCAAAGCTAGGTATTAAAGAATATATTGAGATTTATAACAACGAAAGAATGCATTCAAGTATTGGATATATGACGCCTGATGAAGCATATTCTGGTATTTTGAAAGTTGCATAA